The Vibrio sp. SNU_ST1 genome has a segment encoding these proteins:
- a CDS encoding ATP-binding cassette domain-containing protein — MSLHLNDLAIRKTDGDTLFSALNVTLESGQVLALMGPSGCGKSTLLDAVAGHLNDEFSYSGTVVLNDIQLDDLPSHQREVGILFQDDLLFPHLKIWENLAFSLPNSVKGSARQQQAMAALKDIELTHLAESFPDQISGGQRARISLTRMLLAKPKLALLDEPFSKLDQELRAQFRDWVFEQLTKANIPTLMVTHDEIDVPQGAQVLSWPWRSHNAG, encoded by the coding sequence ATGAGTCTGCACCTCAACGACCTCGCCATCCGTAAAACCGATGGAGATACGCTGTTCTCAGCGCTAAACGTAACATTAGAATCTGGCCAAGTACTGGCTTTGATGGGACCGAGTGGCTGCGGAAAGTCGACGTTGTTAGACGCCGTAGCGGGTCACCTTAATGATGAGTTCTCATACTCTGGTACCGTTGTTTTGAACGACATTCAGCTAGACGACCTGCCATCACATCAACGTGAAGTCGGTATTCTATTTCAAGATGACTTACTGTTCCCTCACCTCAAGATATGGGAGAACTTAGCGTTCTCTCTGCCTAATTCAGTTAAGGGTTCGGCTCGTCAACAGCAAGCGATGGCTGCACTAAAAGACATAGAGCTAACTCACTTAGCTGAGTCATTCCCCGATCAAATATCTGGTGGCCAACGTGCAAGAATAAGCTTAACTCGCATGTTGTTAGCAAAGCCTAAGCTAGCCCTGCTTGACGAACCGTTCAGCAAACTAGACCAAGAGTTAAGAGCACAATTTCGTGACTGGGTGTTTGAACAATTGACGAAAGCGAATATCCCGACATTAATGGTGACGCACGACGAAATAGATGTACCTCAAGGGGCGCAAGTACTGTCTTGGCCATGGAGAAGTCATAATGCTGGATAA
- a CDS encoding phosphate ABC transporter substrate-binding protein, producing MFKKALVAAALLSSMNAFAGLVVVGNPSMSELDASTVKKLYLGKAKSLQIEAVDLEDGHPLKGTFHQAITKKTEAQLQAYWAKRVFTGKGQPPKAVGQESLAKDMVASSSNKIAYIDDSLVDSSVKVLLKL from the coding sequence ATGTTTAAAAAAGCATTGGTAGCCGCTGCTCTTCTTAGCAGCATGAACGCTTTCGCTGGTTTGGTTGTTGTTGGTAATCCATCAATGAGTGAGCTTGACGCTTCAACAGTTAAAAAACTGTATCTAGGTAAAGCAAAGTCTCTACAGATTGAAGCGGTAGACTTGGAAGACGGTCACCCACTTAAGGGTACTTTTCACCAAGCAATTACAAAGAAGACAGAAGCACAGCTTCAAGCTTACTGGGCAAAGCGAGTATTTACGGGTAAAGGTCAACCACCTAAAGCTGTAGGTCAAGAAAGCTTAGCGAAAGACATGGTAGCTAGCTCTTCAAACAAAATTGCTTATATCGATGACTCTTTAGTTGATAGCTCAGTTAAGGTTCTTCTAAAGCTCTAA
- a CDS encoding CDP-alcohol phosphatidyltransferase family protein — protein MLDKYSIKVIKWPLNQSAKLLNQFGITANQTTLFGFLIGCLAFPALAFQQYEWALGFIVFNRVCDGLDGALARIQGISDAGGFLDISLDFLFYSLIPFGFVIATPEHNAIAGAFLIFSFIGTGSSFLAFAVMAGKRGIENPVYKHKSLYYMSGLTEGTETIACFIAFCIWPQHFAIIAYTFGAACWLTTFMRIYFGFQTLKNQTE, from the coding sequence ATGCTGGATAAGTACTCCATCAAGGTCATTAAGTGGCCATTGAACCAATCCGCAAAGTTACTGAATCAATTCGGTATCACTGCTAATCAAACCACTCTATTTGGCTTTCTGATCGGGTGTTTAGCATTTCCAGCGTTGGCATTTCAGCAATACGAATGGGCTTTAGGGTTTATTGTATTCAACAGAGTGTGTGACGGGCTTGATGGGGCATTGGCTCGAATCCAAGGCATCAGTGATGCGGGTGGTTTCCTCGACATCAGCTTAGATTTCCTATTCTACTCGCTGATCCCTTTTGGATTTGTCATAGCCACCCCAGAACACAACGCCATTGCCGGTGCATTTTTGATCTTCTCTTTTATCGGCACAGGCAGCAGCTTTTTAGCGTTTGCGGTTATGGCTGGCAAACGAGGCATTGAAAACCCAGTTTATAAACATAAGTCTCTTTATTACATGTCAGGGCTAACCGAAGGCACAGAAACCATCGCCTGTTTCATCGCGTTCTGTATTTGGCCTCAACACTTTGCGATTATCGCTTACACCTTTGGTGCTGCGTGTTGGCTAACTACGTTCATGCGAATTTATTTTGGGTTTCAGACACTCAAAAATCAAACTGAGTAG
- a CDS encoding TetR/AcrR family transcriptional regulator, whose protein sequence is MMLNDKRTKILSSAEKLFISQPYSKVSIRSIAKSAGVSPALILYYFNNKEQLFDQLIEEHTSRFQDQFSKYQRVDGIQLQHLLSELIEFWEAAPNIFLLFTFGGSSYNYDNVQRLKESKFGFTYNKTLENLLYLVDGCNESNFHYYQMLVTSLVSQPYLANRQQQYNNDSSAFNLMQYQEVIASLFKEETRFAY, encoded by the coding sequence ATGATGCTAAATGACAAAAGAACGAAAATCTTGAGCTCAGCAGAAAAGCTATTTATTTCTCAGCCTTATAGTAAAGTCTCAATTCGATCTATTGCTAAGTCTGCGGGTGTTAGCCCCGCGTTGATTCTTTATTACTTCAATAACAAAGAACAATTGTTTGATCAGCTCATCGAAGAGCATACAAGTCGCTTTCAAGACCAGTTCTCAAAGTATCAGAGAGTGGATGGAATACAACTACAACACTTACTTTCTGAACTTATCGAGTTTTGGGAAGCTGCGCCTAACATCTTTTTATTATTCACTTTTGGCGGTAGCTCGTATAACTACGACAATGTTCAACGACTCAAAGAGTCAAAGTTCGGTTTCACCTATAACAAAACTCTCGAAAATCTCCTTTATTTAGTTGATGGCTGTAACGAGTCGAATTTTCATTATTACCAGATGTTGGTTACGTCGCTAGTCTCTCAACCATACCTAGCAAACAGGCAACAACAATACAACAATGACAGTTCTGCGTTTAACCTTATGCAATACCAAGAAGTTATAGCCAGCTTATTTAAAGAAGAGACTCGCTTTGCTTACTAA